A stretch of Aythya fuligula isolate bAytFul2 chromosome 1, bAytFul2.pri, whole genome shotgun sequence DNA encodes these proteins:
- the KCNMB4 gene encoding calcium-activated potassium channel subunit beta-4, translated as MARSRAAHTEYTEAEDKSMRLGFLLIAAGLLSLLGLGCCWLRPALQERGGGGAANCTVLAVRQLGERFACTFSCGAACRGTARYPCLQVLVRTSRSASPALLHEDERQLRSNPKCSYIPPCARDDQENSENVTYKQKYWKEKVGSQPFTCYFNQHLRPDDVMLKRTHDETVLLHCFLWPLVTFLVGVLIVLLTACARSLAARAEAIKKKKHS; from the exons atggCTCGCAGCCGGGCGGCGCACACGGAGTACACGGAGGCGGAGGACAAGAGCATGCGGCTGGGCTTCCTGCTGATCGCCGCCGGGCTGCTGtcgctgctggggctgggctgctgctggctgcgcCCGGCGCTGCaggagcggggcggcggcggcgccgccaACTGCACGGTGCTGGCGGTGCGGCAGCTGGGCGAGCGCTTCGCCTGCACCTTCTCCTGCGGGGCCGCCTGCCGAGGCACGGCCCGCTACCCCTGCCTGCAGGTGCTGGTGCGCACCTCCCGCTCCGCCAGCCCCGCGCTGCTCCACGAGGACGAGCGGCAGCTCCGCTCCAACCCCAAG TGTTCGTACATCCCTCCCTGCGCCAGAGACGATCAGGAGAACTCAGAGAATGTCACGTACAAGCAGAAGTACTGGAAGGAGAAAGTGGGCTCGCAACCCTTCACATGCTATTTTAACCAGCACTTGAG GCCGGACGATGTCATGCTGAAGCGCACCCACGACGAGACCGTCCTCCTGCACTGCTTCCTCTGGCCGCTGGTCACCTTCCTGGTGGGCGTCCTCATCGTGCTGCTGACCGCCTGCGCCAGGAGCCTGGCCGCGAGGGCGGAGGCCATCAAGAAGAAGAAGCACTCGTAA